Proteins from a genomic interval of Patescibacteria group bacterium:
- a CDS encoding nucleotidyl transferase AbiEii/AbiGii toxin family protein — translation MLKKPINKKTRLVLEKISQSDLVEKFYLAGGTALAMALEHRESIDLDWFCQTGFSNQEIKAKLSKVGNFKVINESEGTVNGLVDEVRVSFLRYQYKLIFPLAAIGKIKLADERDIAAMKIDAISSRGSKKDFIDIFFLLKKYSLEELIGFFKRKYAEIDYNRLHILKSLVYFVEADNEPMPIMIKDVNWEEVKKEIGEKVNKLVKT, via the coding sequence ATGCTTAAAAAACCGATTAACAAAAAAACAAGGTTGGTTCTGGAAAAGATAAGTCAAAGCGATTTAGTTGAAAAGTTTTATTTGGCTGGCGGCACGGCGTTGGCTATGGCCTTGGAGCACAGAGAATCAATTGATTTGGACTGGTTTTGCCAGACTGGTTTTTCTAACCAAGAGATAAAAGCCAAATTGTCCAAAGTCGGCAATTTTAAGGTTATTAATGAGTCCGAAGGGACAGTCAACGGACTGGTGGATGAGGTGCGGGTTAGTTTTTTGCGCTATCAGTATAAATTAATTTTTCCTTTAGCGGCAATAGGTAAAATAAAATTAGCCGATGAACGGGATATTGCCGCCATGAAAATTGACGCTATCTCTTCTCGCGGCAGTAAAAAAGATTTTATTGACATATTTTTTCTCTTAAAAAAATATTCACTGGAAGAATTAATCGGATTTTTTAAGAGGAAATACGCCGAAATCGATTATAATCGGCTTCATATTTTAAAGAGTTTGGTTTATTTTGTGGAGGCGGACAATGAGCCAATGCCGATAATGATCAAAGATGTTAATTGGGAAGAGGTTAAAAAAGAAATTGGAGAAAAGGTGAATAAATTAGTAAAAACATAA